The genomic interval TCTGCATCGCCAATCAAATCCGCTACAGATACATCCGGGGTAGCCAGTTTCTCAGTATATCGATCAGAGCGGTGCATCCAGGAAATGGGCGTATGGTCGCCATGTTCATCAATCAGATCTACAGCATATCTGGAAAGCGGCTGTAACGGATCGTCGTTTAGTTCGGAGCCTTTTACGACCGGAATATATTCATCCAGCAGGTTTACCATCATGCGGGCAATCCGGGTTTTTGCTTGCCCACGTAAACCGAGCAGGTTAATATGGTGCATCGAAAGCAAAGCCCGTTCTACATCAGGTATTACGGTTTCCTCATATCCCCAGATGCCTGGAAATACTTCTTCTTTATTTTTAAGTTTCTCAATTAGGTTGTCTCTCAGTTCTTGTTTGATAGATCGGGGCTGATAGCCGGTTGCTTTCAATTCACCCAATGTTTTGATTTGAAGGAGTTGTTTGGCAGAAATTTCTTTATATTTCATAGATTGGTTTGGACTTACGTATGGATAGAACTAGTATGTTCTGTTTATGAATGTAATGCTTACTTAAAGGGACTGTGTTATTTACATTGTTTTATTTAGTAATGAAGCTTAACGTTAACTTATCAACAAGCTATAATAAGCTCACCAAGCAATACCAACAATAGAGGATAGGAAGATTGTATTTCTTTATACATTCTTCCTTCTGTTTCGCTGATAGTCTTCGAAAATGTAATTACCTAAGCCTTTAAGACTGCTATAATAAGCTCTGCCTTGATTGACCTCCGTAAATTCCCGCACAAATTGCTGCAAATAGGGGTCAGAGGCAATCATAAAGGTGGTGATCGGAATTTTGATGCGGCGGCACTGGGCAGCCAGATTCAGTGTACGATTCAGAATTTTTTTGTCCAGGCCAAAGCTGTTTTTATAGTACCGGATTCCTTCTTTCAAACAAGTAGGTTTTCCGTCAGTGATCATAAAAATCTGCTTATTCTTGGTTTTCTGCCTGCGCAAAATATCCATGGCCAGTTCCAGTCCGGCTACTGTGTTGGTATGATACGGACCTACTTCCAGGTAAGGCAGATCTTTAATCTGTACACGCCAGGCATCATTTCCGAAAACAATAATATCCAGGGTATCTTTCGGATATTTAGTAGTGATCAGTTCGGCAAGCGCCATGGCAACTTTTTTGGCAGGCGTAATCCGGTCTTCCCCATACAAAATCATGGAGTGCGAAATATCGATCATCAGCACGGTAGAAGTCTGCGATTTGTACTCCCGCTCCATTATTTCCAGGTCGTCTTCCATCAGCATGAAGTCATTAATGCCATGGTTGATCTGGGCATTGCGGATAGATTCAGTCATGGAAATTTGCTCAAGGGTATCGCCGAACTGGAAGTTACGTTTATCAGTGCTCAGTTCGTCGCCAATGCCGGAAAAAGGGGTATGGTGATTTCCCTGGTTTGATTTTTTGAGCTTACCAAATATTTCTTCTAAGGCGCTTTTACGGATAGACTGTTCGCTTTTTGCCGTAATGGAGATTTTGCCGCCAGGCGTTTCCTCTGTAATATACCCTTTGTCTTTCAGTTCCTGAATAAAATCACCCATCCCATACTCATTGCTGGTCAGGCCATACTGTTTATCCAGCTGATTCATCCATTGCAGGGTTTCACTCACATCGCCGGAAGTGACCACCATTAATTGCATAAATAGTTTCAGCAGGTTATCGAAAGAGGTTTTTCCTTCCTCAGAAGGATCGAATTTTGAAAATCTATAGCCAAGCATAGGTATAAGCGGTTTGTAAGCTAACGTTACTTTATTAACAATAGTTTGTGGATTTTGGTTAGGTACCGGAAAGAATTATTGGATTTTTTTACGAAATAATTCTGGTGCCGCATGAAGCAATGTAAGTTAGACAATCCAATCTTGTTTTCCAATAGTATTATCTATAGAGAAAAGCTAAAATAAAAAGCCTGCTCAAAAAGCAGGCCCTTTCCCGTTAAATATTAACTTATTAGCCACAAGGGTTTCATACACAAATAGGTACAGTAATGATGATTTGATCTACATCCTGTTTTCAAAAGTCTGACATTTTATTTAATATATCAAACTGATATTTTTTATCTTTGCATAGATATTATCTATATGAATATACAGCAATTAGAATATATGGTAGCCGTAGATGAATGCAGGCATTTTGTACGGGCCGCCGAGAAATGTTGTGTTACCCAGCCTACTTTAAGCATGATGCTTCAAAAACTGGAGGATGAACTGGGCGTGAAAATTTTTGACCGCAGCAAACAACCCATAGAGCCCACCCCGGATGGAAAGGAAGTAATTAAACGGGCTAAAAGCATTCTGGGAGAAATTAACCGTTTAAAGGAATTTACCAGCCAGCTTACCGATGAAGTATCAGGAGTTGTCCGTCTGGCTGTGATTCCAACGCTGGCGCCCTATATTATACCGCTTTTTATTCAGCCGTTGATGGAAGCCTACCCACAATTGAACCTGATTGTGAAAGAGATGAACACCAGCTCTATCATAGACAGCCTGAAAACCAGCCAGGTGGATATTGGTTTGCTGGCTACTCCACTGAATGAGCTCTTACTGGAGGAGTATCCTTTGTTTTATGAGGATTTTCTGGCCTATACTTCTACCAGCATGCCTACAGCGAATAAGGAATATTTGCTGCCTTCCGAGATTGACATCAGTCATTTATGGCTGCTGGAAGAAGGACATTGTTTCAGAAGCCAGGTATTGAATTTTTGTGAGTTGAAGAAAAAGGAAATTCCCGGAAACCGCCTGCAATATGAAGCCGGAAGTATCGAAACACTGATAAATCTGGTGGATACCAATAATGGGGTTACGATTGTGCCCTTACTGGCTACTTTAAAACTGAGTAAAGAACAGAAAAACAGGCTCAGGCAGTTTAAAGTCCCTAAACCGGTACGGGAGATCAGTCTGGTTGTCAATAAAAACTTTTCCCGGACAAAAATTTTGCAGGCCTTAAAAAATGAAATAATGAAATATGTGCCGGTACAGACTGAAAAAAATAAGTTGATTGTGAAAATTTAATTTGTCCAAAAATGTATCCATGCCGTTTAAGGTAGGAGAACAACAAAAGAATATATCGCGAAATGTTAATAGGTGCTTAAGGTCATAGGTAGATGAAGATACTGCTAATGAAGGTTCTATTTAAAAAACATAATAATTTATATAATGTTTTTTAAACGGTGCTTATTATGAAAATAAGAGAAAATAGCCTGTTTAAAAATCTTTTGACATGAGAGTTGTATGCGATTCGGTTTATAAGTAAATTATAATTTGTTACCTGGATTGATGTTTTACCTGCTAAATGACTAAGTTCTATGAAAAGTTTAATTTTACATGTTCAAGACATCAGGTTAACAGCAATGGCATTTATGCTGTTATTTTTTTTTCAGTCACTCACCTTTGCAGAAGCCAAACCTGGTGAAAATCCCGAACGAGCCCCCATTTCCTGGACAGTAAGCCGCCGCAATGATGAGGTAACTATTCAGTGGAGTTTACATGCAGCCAACCAGATCGTTTCAATAGAAATAGAAAGGACCATCGACCAACGGATTCATGTATCTGTGGATACATTACGGGGACAGAGAAACAGGAATTATACCATTCAATATACATTTATTGAGCAGCCAGAATTTGCCGAGGATATATGGTTCCGCCTGAAAATGACAGATACGCAGAGAAGGATATCCTATTCACCTTATGTGTTGCTGTCTGCGGAAAGAACAACAGCAGGCTTGCATATTCTACCCAGCCCCAGTAATGGTACAGAAGTAAGCCTGTTATTCGACCAGCCTTTAAAATATGATATGAACATTAGCATACAGGATAGAACCGGAAAAACGCTATATCAATCCGTATACCGGCCTTCCAGTAAATTAACTATCCGGTTTAATGGAATTCCTGTACTGGCGCCCGGTTTCTATCAGCTCGTAGTAGATTCTTACGATTATTCTGCCCGGCAAACCCTACAGGTGCAATAATAGCCAGTATGATGTATTGAGTATAAAGCTGATATAACTTCTTTTTTTTAGCATAAGTAGGTAGTATGCAAACAATAACTCCGGATTACCGATAATAATCCGGAGTTATTGTTTGCATACTACCTACCCGATTTCAATTACCACATCAGAAGTAAGCGGATGGCTTACACAAGGCAGTACAAAACCTTCTTTTATTTCCTGGGGAGACAAACCATCTTCTTCATCCATTTTTACTTTTCCGGAAAGGCACTTACCCCGGCAGGCCGTACACAAACCACTCTGGCAGGAATAAGGCAGATCAAGGCCGGAATCGAGGCCGGCTTCCAGGATTGTTTTGTTCGGGCTTACTTTTATTTTGTATACTGAGCCATCATAGCGTAGGGTTACTTCCTCCGTTTTAACAACCGAATTGCTTACTGCTTCTGTTTCAGGCTTAGTTGTTGCCGTAGCTTGAGCAGTCACAAAACTTTCTTTGTGGATTTTTTCTGCTGGTACCTGCATGGCTAGCAAGGTTGCCTGCATTTCTTCCATCATCCCTTGCGGACCACACAGGTAATAATCCATTTTGTGCACATTCAGCTTAGGCAGCTCATTCAGAAGTTTAGTGGCCAGCGATTGGCTTAATCTTCCCCGGTAGCCAGTCCAGGTATGGCTGGGGCGGCTCAGGATATGTAATACCTGGAAACGGCCAGAAAACTGTTTCTGCAGTTTATCCAGTATCTCTTTAAAAATGATAGAATCTTCGCTGCGGTTGCCATACAGGAGTGAAACAATACTGGTAGATTCCATACGTAACACTGCCTTGGCAATAGACATCAGCGGAGTAATGCCACTACCCGCACCAATCAATACTACATGCCGTTGTACTGGATGAAGGTCAAGATGAAAATTGCCCATAGGTTCCATCACTTCCAG from Rhodocytophaga rosea carries:
- a CDS encoding ferredoxin--NADP reductase: MSTKYHKLKVKQVVRETPDTISIYFKQPFFSKIRYKPGQFLTLLVPINGQVERRSYSMSSCPHTEDELCVTVKRVANGKVSNYLNDHLKPGQELEVMEPMGNFHLDLHPVQRHVVLIGAGSGITPLMSIAKAVLRMESTSIVSLLYGNRSEDSIIFKEILDKLQKQFSGRFQVLHILSRPSHTWTGYRGRLSQSLATKLLNELPKLNVHKMDYYLCGPQGMMEEMQATLLAMQVPAEKIHKESFVTAQATATTKPETEAVSNSVVKTEEVTLRYDGSVYKIKVSPNKTILEAGLDSGLDLPYSCQSGLCTACRGKCLSGKVKMDEEDGLSPQEIKEGFVLPCVSHPLTSDVVIEIG
- a CDS encoding vWA domain-containing protein yields the protein MLGYRFSKFDPSEEGKTSFDNLLKLFMQLMVVTSGDVSETLQWMNQLDKQYGLTSNEYGMGDFIQELKDKGYITEETPGGKISITAKSEQSIRKSALEEIFGKLKKSNQGNHHTPFSGIGDELSTDKRNFQFGDTLEQISMTESIRNAQINHGINDFMLMEDDLEIMEREYKSQTSTVLMIDISHSMILYGEDRITPAKKVAMALAELITTKYPKDTLDIIVFGNDAWRVQIKDLPYLEVGPYHTNTVAGLELAMDILRRQKTKNKQIFMITDGKPTCLKEGIRYYKNSFGLDKKILNRTLNLAAQCRRIKIPITTFMIASDPYLQQFVREFTEVNQGRAYYSSLKGLGNYIFEDYQRNRRKNV
- a CDS encoding hydrogen peroxide-inducible genes activator, which codes for MNIQQLEYMVAVDECRHFVRAAEKCCVTQPTLSMMLQKLEDELGVKIFDRSKQPIEPTPDGKEVIKRAKSILGEINRLKEFTSQLTDEVSGVVRLAVIPTLAPYIIPLFIQPLMEAYPQLNLIVKEMNTSSIIDSLKTSQVDIGLLATPLNELLLEEYPLFYEDFLAYTSTSMPTANKEYLLPSEIDISHLWLLEEGHCFRSQVLNFCELKKKEIPGNRLQYEAGSIETLINLVDTNNGVTIVPLLATLKLSKEQKNRLRQFKVPKPVREISLVVNKNFSRTKILQALKNEIMKYVPVQTEKNKLIVKI